The genomic segment TCTTTCCCTGCGTTCGGAGCTATACCCCCCAAGGGCTGCTGCTGATCCGTTGAGACGACCCCGGGAGGAGAGAGCCGGAATGAAAACACCGAGAGACCTGGCGGCTGAAATCGGGCGGAAGGAACCCTTTGAATTGCCCGAGCTGGAGCTTTTCCTCAACCTGATCCGGACGGCGGAGCAGTTGTCGGGGGAGATCAACCGCCTGCTGGGGGGATACGGGTTGTCCCGGCCGCAGTACAACGTTCTGCGCATCCTGGAGAGCGAGCCGCCCGAGGGGGTCCCCATCCGGGCGGTGGGTCGCCGGATGATCACCCGGGCCCCGGACCTTACCCGCCTTCTGGACCGTCTCGAAGCCGCCGGCCTGACCGCGCGTTCCCGGGAGGGCCGCGACCGCCGGGAAGTCATCGTCCGCCTCCAGCCGGAGGGCCTCAAGCGTCTCCGGGACGCCAAAGCCCCGGTGGAGGTTTTTCTTCGGCAGCGCTTCATCCACCTGTCACCGGAGGACATCGTCCTCCTGAACCGGCTGGTCTTCCAGGCCCGTTGGGCTGACCCGGGGGGCGCCGTGAAAGCCGGAAAAAAGGGAGAATGCTCGTGAAGAAAGCCTTGCTGCTCATCCATCTTCTCTGGGTAACGGCCCTGGTGTTTTCCCGGCCGTGCCCGGCCTCCGACCACCGCTTTCCCTTCGCCCTCGGCGGGACCGGGCAGGCTTACGGCAAGGCCGTCGCCACCGACCCTCAGGGGAACCTGATCGTCGCCGCACTGTTCGACACCGCGCTGGATGCCGACCCCGGGCCGGGTGAAACCCGGCTGGCCAGCTCCGGCGGGATCGACATCCTCCTGGTCAAGTACACACCGAGCGGGGAATTGCGGTGGGCGAAGGTCCTGGGGGGCGCGCAGTCGGTGGACGCCCCGCATGGCGTGTCCACGGACGACGAGGGCAACATTTACCTGACCGGGTACTTCGGGATGGAAGGGCAGGCCGGCCGGACCGCCGATTTCGACCCTGGGCCGGGATCGCTCACCCTAACGGCCGTGGGTGGTTTCGATGCCTTTTTAGCCAAGTACGACCCCGACGGCGGCGTGCTCTGGGCGTTGCCGCTCGGGAA from the Acidobacteriota bacterium genome contains:
- a CDS encoding MarR family transcriptional regulator; translated protein: MKTPRDLAAEIGRKEPFELPELELFLNLIRTAEQLSGEINRLLGGYGLSRPQYNVLRILESEPPEGVPIRAVGRRMITRAPDLTRLLDRLEAAGLTARSREGRDRREVIVRLQPEGLKRLRDAKAPVEVFLRQRFIHLSPEDIVLLNRLVFQARWADPGGAVKAGKKGECS